One genomic region from Thermoleptolyngbya sichuanensis A183 encodes:
- a CDS encoding slr1659 superfamily regulator: MELRDDDYQIWYDAETQTLTCQGALRLGGPDEYAPIAQLLDEVVKQEPQNLELDLRKLAFLNSSGINTLSKFVIKVRQNSQIQLVIQGSNEIPWQTKSLPNLQRLLPTLKLQFD, encoded by the coding sequence ATGGAACTCCGGGACGACGACTATCAAATCTGGTATGACGCAGAGACGCAGACATTGACCTGCCAAGGGGCGCTGCGTCTGGGCGGGCCCGACGAATACGCGCCGATTGCTCAACTGCTGGATGAAGTGGTCAAGCAGGAACCCCAAAATTTGGAACTCGATTTGCGAAAGCTGGCGTTTCTCAATAGCTCTGGGATTAATACCCTGTCCAAATTTGTGATCAAGGTGCGACAAAATAGCCAGATCCAACTAGTGATTCAGGGATCAAATGAGATTCCCTGGCAAACCAAGTCGCTGCCCAATTTGCAGCGATTGCTACCCACGCTCAAGCTCCAGTTTGATTAG
- a CDS encoding DUF6272 family protein produces the protein MLQIFGDFQDDYPPSQEFLSLAFSPSSAPIRQRWRVNGLSADFVADYMTTFFPGEDDLSSPSQQDKVRDAVSFIANELLENAMKFSDETSAFPIQIQLHLHSDALVFYVTNSIKSDDITRFQTLIQEIVSSDPDELYIQRLEANALDDANSGSGLGLLIMLTSYAARLGWKFETLPAEPPLTAVTTMVKMPV, from the coding sequence ATGCTGCAAATCTTTGGCGATTTTCAAGACGACTATCCCCCCAGTCAGGAATTCCTGTCGCTGGCTTTTTCCCCCAGTTCTGCGCCCATCCGCCAGCGCTGGCGCGTGAACGGACTCTCGGCCGATTTCGTGGCCGACTACATGACGACCTTCTTTCCCGGCGAAGATGATTTATCATCTCCCTCTCAGCAAGATAAGGTTCGCGATGCCGTAAGCTTTATTGCAAATGAACTGCTGGAAAACGCGATGAAGTTTAGTGACGAAACCTCCGCTTTTCCGATTCAGATTCAGCTCCATTTGCACAGCGACGCGCTGGTTTTTTACGTCACAAACAGCATCAAATCCGACGACATCACCCGCTTCCAAACGCTGATTCAGGAAATTGTTTCCAGCGATCCCGACGAGCTTTACATCCAGCGGCTGGAAGCCAACGCCCTGGATGATGCCAATTCTGGGTCGGGGCTGGGGCTATTGATTATGCTGACCAGCTATGCCGCCCGCCTGGGATGGAAGTTTGAAACCCTGCCCGCAGAACCGCCCCTCACCGCCGTCACCACGATGGTTAAAATGCCCGTCTAG
- a CDS encoding MinD/ParA family ATP-binding protein — protein MAKIVSIHSYRGGTGKSNLTANLATAIALQGNRVAVIDTDIPSPGIHVIFGLDDQKIDKTLNDYLWGRCTIADAAYNVTPPSSNPSGGQVFLVPSSVNADEIARILNQGYDFRLLNDGLRQLVRQLEIDYLLIDTHPGLNKETLLSIAVSNLVLLILRPDQQDFQGTAVTVDVARQLDARQMLLIVNKVLSSMDQNALREQVTQTYKVPVAGVFTLSEEMIYLASNGIFFLRYPDHPFSQELRRVVAQVIG, from the coding sequence GTGGCCAAAATTGTTTCGATTCATTCCTACCGGGGTGGCACAGGCAAGTCCAACCTTACCGCAAACCTGGCCACGGCGATCGCCCTCCAGGGTAACCGAGTCGCCGTCATCGACACCGACATTCCCTCACCTGGCATCCACGTCATCTTCGGGCTAGACGACCAAAAAATCGACAAAACCCTCAACGACTACCTCTGGGGCCGCTGCACCATTGCCGATGCTGCCTATAATGTCACGCCCCCCTCCTCTAACCCCAGCGGCGGCCAGGTGTTTCTCGTCCCCTCCAGCGTCAACGCTGACGAAATCGCCCGCATTCTCAACCAGGGCTATGACTTTCGCCTGCTCAACGACGGACTGCGCCAGCTCGTCCGCCAGCTTGAAATCGACTATCTGCTAATCGACACCCACCCCGGCCTCAACAAAGAAACCCTCTTATCAATCGCCGTTTCCAACCTGGTGCTGCTGATCCTGCGGCCCGACCAGCAAGACTTTCAAGGCACCGCCGTCACGGTAGACGTGGCCCGCCAGCTCGATGCCCGCCAAATGCTGCTCATCGTCAACAAAGTCCTCAGCAGCATGGATCAAAACGCCCTCAGAGAACAGGTCACCCAGACCTACAAAGTGCCCGTTGCAGGCGTGTTCACCCTGTCCGAAGAAATGATTTACCTGGCCAGCAACGGCATCTTTTTCCTGCGGTATCCCGATCACCCGTTCAGTCAGGAACTCCGCCGCGTCGTTGCCCAGGTGATCGGTTAG